In Oryctolagus cuniculus chromosome 18, mOryCun1.1, whole genome shotgun sequence, the DNA window TGAGGAACACAGCAAACAGGTCTGTAGCATCACTGTCGAGTGCACTGCTTTGATCAGCCTGCTAATTCCAAGCCCCCTCTTGAGCCACACATGTTGTTCAGATTAGACACATCATTAACTCTCCCTACTTAGCTTCTCTGTATCTTTTAGAGGAAAACAAGAATACTGAGTGGTCACTGCCTCATATTCTCTTGCAGGATTCTCTCTCActcagaagatgagcagcagaggctgggaacTGACAGCATGGCCCCGAGGGACCTGGCCCTAGGAATGGTCTTTCTAGTACAGACGCTGGCTGGGATTCTGGGAaattcctctcttcttctccatTATCTCATCCTTTATTTCACAGGATGCAAGTTTAGGCTCACAGATCTGATTCTCAAACACCTGACTGTAGCCAATGTCTTGGTCATTCTCTCAAAAGGAGTCCCCCAAACCATGGCAGCTTTGGGGATGAAGCATTTCCTCGATGATACTGGGTGCAAACTTGTGTTCTATGTGCACAGAGTGAGCAGGGATGTATCCATTGGCAGCACCTGCCTCCTTAGTGTCTTCCAGGCCATCACCATCAGTCCTACCTGCTCCAGGTGGATGGGGCTTAAAGTAAAAGCTCCCAAGTATGTTGGACCCTCCACTATTCTCTGCTGGAGCTTGAACTTGATGCTAAATGTCATGGTACCTGTGCATGTCACTGCCAGATGGCAAAACAATAATATCACAAGGAAAATGGATTATGACTACTGTTCTGCTATGCCTCGTGGGAAAATCACTGAATCATTGTACATAGCACTGATGTTATTCCGCGATGTTGTGTTTGTAGGGCTCATGCTCTGGGCCAGCAGCTTCATGGTTTTCATCCTGTACAGGCACAAGCAGCAGGTGCAATACATACACGCTCTCTCCCACACATCTTCCCCAGGGTCCAGAGCCACACAAAGCATCCTTGTCCTGGTGAGTACCTTTGTATTGTGCAGCCTGTCGTCCTTTCTTCACATTGGTTTAGCCTTTCTCAATATTCATGAAACGTCAGAGGTGAAAGTCTCCACACTGATAGCTGGGTGTTTCCCTGCCATCAGCCCCTACATTCTCATGAGTTATGACTCCAGGGTACCCACACACTGCCTTCCCTGGATCATAGCAGCAAAGTCCTCTGTGCTCTGAGAAGTAAACTCTATGGATATTCACAGTGGCTGACTGCATACTTTTCAGTCCTCCTCAGACAGGAGGCACATTTCAGAAGCAGTCATTTTACAAGAACCTGGCATGAGCTCtgcttaaaataaaagtaaattgagtaattttattttttatggaagtctcattttattcattttaaaaatttaaggtacacaagcttcatgcatttcatcaatacagatttaggaatacagtgattcttcacACCCTACCCTCCATcctacccacactctcaccctacttctcctctttcctctattgaatagtatttttaaagaaaaatgtaagatACTTTCACAGTAAT includes these proteins:
- the ORYCUNV1R1559 gene encoding vomeronasal 1 receptor oryCunV1R1559: MAPRDLALGMVFLVQTLAGILGNSSLLLHYLILYFTGCKFRLTDLILKHLTVANVLVILSKGVPQTMAALGMKHFLDDTGCKLVFYVHRVSRDVSIGSTCLLSVFQAITISPTCSRWMGLKVKAPKYVGPSTILCWSLNLMLNVMVPVHVTARWQNNNITRKMDYDYCSAMPRGKITESLYIALMLFRDVVFVGLMLWASSFMVFILYRHKQQVQYIHALSHTSSPGSRATQSILVLVSTFVLCSLSSFLHIGLAFLNIHETSEVKVSTLIAGCFPAISPYILMSYDSRVPTHCLPWIIAAKSSVL